One part of the Mangrovibacillus cuniculi genome encodes these proteins:
- a CDS encoding HU family DNA-binding protein, which translates to MNKTDLVSNVMESAELSKKDAAAAVDAIFDSIQTTLAKGDKVQLIGFGNFEVKERAARKGRNPQTGEEIEIAASKNPSFKPGKQLKDSVK; encoded by the coding sequence ATGAACAAAACAGATTTAGTCAGTAATGTTATGGAGTCTGCTGAACTTTCAAAGAAAGACGCTGCAGCAGCTGTAGACGCTATTTTTGATAGCATTCAAACTACTTTAGCAAAAGGTGACAAAGTACAACTTATTGGATTCGGGAACTTTGAAGTAAAAGAAAGAGCAGCTCGTAAAGGACGCAATCCTCAAACAGGTGAAGAGATTGAAATAGCTGCATCAAAGAACCCTTCCTTTAAACCAGGTAAACAATTGAAAG
- a CDS encoding bacteriophage abortive infection AbiH family protein, translating into MNKLFIVGNGFDMAHDLKTSYDDFRQHLISDTEIEMDSLVIPESTHMPDGEITYDETEILSMLFFLISEAESNTEKWSNIEASLANLNFDKAFDYSEVLDEDGDLDLWKTSYNNEDIASNLVIPTLTIQQLFSDWINTIDINCAKAKSDFLKLIDEQDLVLTFNYTDTLEKIYEVSKDRICYIHGKQNEEIYFGHGNTVDKTDYYMENYIGSENGLFEIHKQLRKKTEIALKNKIHFFETITYSNISEIYSFGFSFSEVDMIYLKAICKRIDTKKLTWYFNDFDKSNHHIYMDVLMQCGFKGDFSTFSISNEEITEIH; encoded by the coding sequence TATTGTTGGAAATGGTTTTGATATGGCTCATGACTTAAAAACATCATATGATGATTTTCGACAACATCTAATTTCAGATACAGAAATTGAAATGGATAGTTTAGTTATTCCAGAATCGACACATATGCCAGACGGAGAGATTACATATGATGAAACAGAAATTTTATCTATGTTATTTTTCTTAATTAGTGAAGCTGAATCTAATACTGAGAAATGGAGTAATATTGAAGCTTCTTTGGCTAATCTAAATTTTGATAAAGCCTTTGATTATTCTGAAGTTTTAGACGAAGATGGAGACTTAGATTTATGGAAAACATCATATAATAATGAAGATATTGCATCAAATCTTGTAATCCCTACATTAACAATTCAACAACTATTTTCAGATTGGATTAATACAATAGATATTAATTGTGCAAAAGCGAAGAGTGATTTCTTAAAATTAATAGATGAACAAGATTTAGTTTTAACGTTCAATTACACAGACACATTAGAAAAAATTTATGAGGTATCAAAAGACAGAATCTGCTATATCCATGGAAAACAGAATGAGGAGATTTATTTTGGTCATGGGAATACTGTTGATAAAACAGATTATTATATGGAGAATTATATTGGATCGGAGAATGGTCTATTTGAAATTCATAAACAACTACGAAAGAAAACTGAAATAGCTTTAAAAAATAAAATCCATTTTTTTGAAACTATAACATATTCAAATATCAGTGAAATATATTCCTTTGGGTTCTCATTTAGCGAAGTAGATATGATATATTTAAAAGCGATTTGTAAACGGATTGATACAAAAAAACTCACATGGTATTTTAATGATTTTGATAAATCGAATCATCATATATATATGGATGTTTTAATGCAGTGTGGATTCAAGGGTGATTTTAGTACTTTTAGTATTTCAAATGAAGAAATTACTGAAATTCATTAA